The proteins below are encoded in one region of Bosea sp. BIWAKO-01:
- a CDS encoding 3-hydroxyacyl-CoA dehydrogenase, giving the protein MTKIAIIGSGLIGRAWATIFASHGFDVALHDVAPGAAEAARAHISSNLEELAGHGLVEDPRGSLARIRVASGLADALSGADLVQENGPEAVDTKRALFAEMDTLAAPETILASSTSFIMASVFSETLPGRARCLVAHPVNPPHLVPIVELAPAPWTDPAVLARAKALYEQAGQVPIVLRKEKPGFVLNRLQAVLLAEAFRLVGEGVASAEDVDKTIRDGLGLRWSFMGPFETIELNAPGGIPDYCARYGASIEAMAAQAVGGDPFGAETVTKVMSEWPGTQSPERVKHLSDWRDTRLAALQAHKRSAARKPV; this is encoded by the coding sequence ATGACCAAGATCGCGATCATAGGCTCTGGACTGATCGGCCGTGCCTGGGCCACCATCTTCGCCAGTCATGGTTTCGACGTCGCGCTGCATGATGTCGCGCCCGGAGCGGCCGAGGCCGCCCGCGCCCATATCAGCAGCAATCTCGAGGAACTCGCCGGCCACGGCCTCGTCGAGGACCCAAGGGGCTCGCTCGCACGTATCCGCGTCGCCTCGGGCCTGGCGGATGCTTTGAGCGGCGCCGACCTCGTCCAGGAGAACGGGCCGGAGGCCGTGGACACCAAGCGCGCCCTCTTCGCCGAGATGGATACGCTTGCCGCGCCGGAGACGATTCTCGCCTCCTCGACCTCGTTCATCATGGCGTCGGTGTTCAGCGAAACGCTCCCGGGGCGGGCCCGCTGTCTCGTCGCCCATCCCGTCAATCCGCCGCATCTCGTACCCATCGTCGAGCTTGCGCCGGCACCCTGGACGGATCCGGCCGTCCTCGCCCGGGCCAAGGCGCTCTACGAACAGGCCGGACAGGTTCCGATCGTGCTGCGCAAGGAGAAGCCGGGCTTCGTCCTCAACCGCTTGCAAGCCGTGCTGCTGGCGGAAGCCTTTCGCCTCGTTGGCGAGGGCGTCGCGAGCGCGGAGGACGTCGACAAGACGATCCGCGACGGGCTCGGCCTGCGCTGGTCCTTCATGGGCCCCTTCGAGACGATCGAGCTCAACGCACCCGGCGGTATTCCCGATTACTGCGCCCGTTACGGGGCTTCGATCGAGGCCATGGCGGCACAGGCCGTCGGCGGCGACCCGTTTGGCGCGGAAACCGTGACCAAGGTGATGAGCGAATGGCCAGGCACGCAATCGCCAGAACGGGTCAAGCATCTCAGCGACTGGCGCGACACGCGGCTGGCCGCACTGCAAGCCCATAAGCGCTCCGCCGCGCGCAAGCCTGTCTGA
- a CDS encoding LysR family transcriptional regulator produces the protein MHLSSRQVEAFRPVMMTGRMTAAAEAFAVTQPTVSRLIHDFEMVLGTSLFELCGYPTPADRSNDRSRLAGNLPLANAPWQHAPI, from the coding sequence ATGCACCTTTCGTCGCGGCAGGTCGAGGCGTTCCGCCCCGTCATGATGACCGGCCGCATGACGGCCGCCGCGGAGGCGTTTGCTGTCACCCAACCAACCGTCAGCCGCCTCATCCACGATTTCGAGATGGTACTGGGCACTTCCCTGTTCGAGCTATGCGGCTATCCGACGCCAGCGGATCGGTCGAATGATCGCAGTCGATTAGCCGGCAACCTGCCTCTGGCCAATGCGCCTTGGCAGCACGCGCCTATCTGA
- a CDS encoding MFS transporter, with protein MTSLPGGTPGGHASCQVAKPPPGQQHALLRILGLACFGSSLGVFLFDPVLPLLSRDFAVPRSQVVAMATAFALAYALAQPIAGALGDQLGKLRVMRVCLGVSALGTVFGSLAPSFELLLATRLVVGFCTAGTFPLCFAILAERIAPEGHQEAFGKASAASVTGSLAGAVGSGFIADALGWRGSLLVAGLIGLTCFAIVTAALRDTREVSSSRAGFGSAFSAYRRILGLASARRGLGLQLALTGLTQGLFPHIAFLVGGSASTVGIVLSGFMIGSIAYGVSLRRTLRWIPPVHLTLAGGLVMTLAMASLSAHLPWLLQFGALLAFGFAYRSAAIPLQTYLATLTPQTQGAMMALHSMAAMLGQSVMPLIYAAGFDSAGIMPTLLVSACLLGLCAVAVASIMRSSKRSR; from the coding sequence ATGACCAGTCTGCCCGGCGGCACGCCAGGGGGCCACGCCTCGTGCCAGGTCGCGAAGCCGCCGCCCGGCCAGCAGCATGCATTGCTGCGCATTCTCGGCCTCGCCTGCTTCGGCTCCTCGCTTGGAGTGTTCCTGTTCGACCCCGTTCTGCCCCTGCTCAGCCGGGATTTTGCGGTGCCTCGGAGCCAGGTTGTGGCCATGGCGACAGCATTTGCGCTCGCCTATGCCCTGGCACAGCCCATTGCCGGCGCGCTCGGCGACCAACTCGGCAAATTGCGGGTGATGCGCGTCTGCCTCGGGGTGAGCGCGCTTGGTACGGTGTTTGGCAGCCTTGCCCCCAGTTTCGAGCTACTGCTCGCCACCCGGCTCGTCGTCGGCTTCTGCACGGCCGGCACATTCCCGCTGTGTTTTGCCATCCTGGCGGAGCGGATCGCGCCTGAGGGGCATCAGGAGGCTTTCGGCAAGGCCAGTGCGGCCTCGGTCACGGGGTCGCTTGCCGGGGCCGTCGGGTCCGGCTTCATCGCCGATGCGCTCGGCTGGCGCGGCAGCCTGCTCGTGGCCGGCCTGATCGGCCTGACCTGTTTCGCGATCGTCACGGCGGCGCTGCGCGATACCCGCGAAGTCTCGTCATCGCGCGCGGGGTTCGGTTCGGCGTTCTCTGCCTATCGCCGGATTCTCGGGCTGGCGAGCGCTCGCCGCGGTCTTGGGCTGCAGCTTGCCCTGACCGGACTGACACAGGGCTTGTTCCCGCACATTGCGTTTCTCGTCGGAGGCAGTGCGTCCACCGTCGGCATCGTGCTCTCCGGCTTCATGATCGGCAGCATTGCCTATGGGGTCAGCCTGCGCCGCACTCTGCGCTGGATACCGCCAGTCCATCTCACACTGGCGGGCGGGCTGGTCATGACGCTCGCCATGGCAAGTCTGAGTGCCCATCTTCCCTGGCTTTTGCAGTTCGGGGCATTGCTGGCGTTCGGCTTCGCCTATCGCAGTGCAGCCATTCCGCTTCAGACCTATCTGGCGACCCTGACCCCTCAAACCCAGGGCGCGATGATGGCGTTGCACTCCATGGCGGCCATGCTCGGGCAGTCGGTCATGCCGCTGATCTATGCGGCAGGCTTCGACAGCGCCGGCATCATGCCGACCCTGCTTGTCTCGGCATGTCTGCTCGGCCTCTGCGCCGTGGCGGTGGCGTCAATCATGCGTTCCAGCAAACGCTCGCGTTGA
- a CDS encoding AbgT family transporter — translation MSVSSGDVAPKTAMQRFLDGVEKVGNMVPHPVVIFLILIGIVMVLSAVLSLFGAAVTFERINPDTHKVETATTAIRSLLNAEGIRFIYSSLIPNFMSFTAVGLMIAAMIGAGVAEESGLVTALIRKLVIVSPGWALTYILSFVGIISSVAADAGYLVLIPLAGVAYLAVGRHPLAGLALGFAAVAAAFTVNMLIKPLDAVLVEFTNDAARLVDPNRSIGLASNVWFSIASVLFLTVVIAFITDRMIAPRLGVYDPKLAAEGTATEQGASLSEQESRGLRYAGFGMLALIAVFCLLTLPSGAPLRNPTTGELIGNSPFMNGLIALIMLMFLVSGWTYGIGAGTMRTLAEVIAAIEKSIKSMGGTIFLFFVLSQFVAYFTYTNMGTVMALSLSGVLQAANIGALPLLLGFIVVVAIIDLLLTGAIAKWAIFAPVFVPLLMKLGVEPEAVLAAYRVGDSPMNAITPLNAYFALVVGFAQKYDKTAGVGTIVSLMLPYVVWIFVLWTALFAVWKMLGLPWGL, via the coding sequence ATGTCCGTGTCCAGTGGGGACGTCGCGCCAAAGACCGCGATGCAGAGGTTTCTCGACGGTGTCGAGAAGGTTGGGAACATGGTTCCCCACCCCGTCGTCATCTTCCTGATCCTGATCGGGATCGTCATGGTCCTGTCGGCCGTGCTCAGTCTCTTCGGAGCGGCGGTCACCTTCGAGCGCATCAATCCCGACACACACAAGGTTGAAACCGCGACGACGGCGATCCGCAGCCTGCTGAATGCTGAAGGTATTCGTTTCATCTATTCGTCGCTGATCCCGAACTTCATGAGCTTCACGGCCGTCGGGCTCATGATCGCCGCGATGATTGGCGCCGGTGTCGCTGAAGAGTCCGGGCTGGTCACCGCGCTCATCCGCAAGCTCGTCATCGTCTCGCCGGGTTGGGCCCTCACCTATATCCTGTCCTTCGTCGGCATTATCTCAAGCGTCGCAGCGGACGCCGGCTATCTGGTCCTGATCCCGCTCGCAGGTGTTGCCTATTTGGCGGTCGGGCGGCATCCCCTTGCCGGCCTGGCGCTCGGTTTCGCTGCCGTCGCCGCAGCCTTCACGGTCAATATGCTGATCAAGCCGCTCGATGCGGTTCTCGTCGAATTCACCAATGACGCGGCCCGTCTCGTCGACCCCAATCGCTCGATCGGCCTGGCCTCGAACGTCTGGTTCTCAATCGCGTCGGTGCTGTTCCTCACCGTCGTCATCGCCTTCATCACCGACCGGATGATCGCGCCACGCCTTGGCGTCTACGATCCGAAGCTGGCGGCCGAAGGCACCGCGACGGAGCAGGGCGCCTCGCTGTCCGAACAGGAATCGCGCGGCCTGCGCTATGCCGGCTTCGGCATGCTGGCGCTGATCGCGGTGTTCTGCCTGCTGACGCTGCCGTCGGGAGCGCCGCTGCGCAACCCGACAACTGGCGAACTGATCGGCAATTCGCCCTTCATGAACGGGCTGATCGCCCTGATCATGCTGATGTTCCTGGTGAGCGGCTGGACCTACGGCATCGGTGCCGGCACCATGCGCACACTGGCGGAGGTGATCGCGGCGATCGAGAAATCGATCAAGAGCATGGGTGGCACGATCTTCCTGTTCTTCGTGCTGAGCCAGTTCGTCGCTTATTTCACCTATACCAACATGGGCACGGTCATGGCGCTGAGCCTGTCCGGCGTGTTGCAGGCCGCCAATATAGGCGCGCTGCCCCTGCTGCTCGGCTTCATCGTCGTGGTCGCGATCATCGACCTGCTGCTGACCGGGGCGATTGCAAAATGGGCGATCTTCGCGCCGGTATTCGTGCCGCTGCTGATGAAGCTCGGCGTCGAGCCGGAAGCGGTGCTGGCGGCCTATCGCGTCGGCGATTCCCCGATGAACGCGATCACCCCGCTCAACGCCTATTTCGCCCTCGTCGTGGGCTTCGCCCAGAAATACGACAAGACCGCGGGTGTCGGCACAATCGTCTCCCTGATGCTGCCCTATGTCGTCTGGATCTTCGTGCTGTGGACGGCACTCTTCGCGGTCTGGAAGATGCTCGGCCTGCCCTGGGGCCTGTGA
- a CDS encoding M20/M25/M40 family metallo-hydrolase — protein MSSPSIPLDVASAIDHLMNFLSVEGVTGQEAKIGAAVSEALKKVGVPASAIRFDDANKRIPVPTETGNLFVDLPGTRPGPRLLFSTHLDTVPLCAGAKPRREGDRIVSDGTTALGGDARTGVALLVVLAETLIKHKLPHPPITLLFTVREESGLHGARELNPADLGGAAMCINVDGQLASELLVGAVGQENWEVEIKGKASHAGVAPEKGISATLVGAIAIAEAQRNGWFGKVVKSDGRGTSNVGIFGGKGGTVAAGDATNVVTDYVYIRGEARSPEAAFATKIANGYKEAFAKAQGEVKDHEGNTAEVKFSQKPAYPPFELGQDAPVVKRATKALKLLGIEPTYLFSNGGLDANWFDKHGVPTITIGAGQAEIHTIKEYVNLTEYEKGCRIGILMATLED, from the coding sequence ATGAGCAGTCCCTCAATCCCTCTCGACGTCGCCAGCGCGATCGATCACCTGATGAATTTCCTCTCGGTCGAAGGCGTGACCGGTCAGGAAGCCAAGATCGGGGCCGCCGTCAGCGAGGCGCTGAAGAAGGTCGGGGTCCCTGCTTCCGCGATCCGCTTCGACGATGCCAACAAGCGCATCCCGGTGCCGACAGAGACCGGCAACCTCTTCGTCGATCTGCCGGGCACGCGGCCAGGGCCGCGCCTGCTGTTCTCCACCCATCTCGACACGGTGCCGCTCTGCGCCGGCGCCAAGCCCCGGCGTGAGGGCGATCGCATCGTCTCCGACGGCACGACGGCGCTCGGCGGCGATGCCCGCACCGGCGTCGCGCTCCTGGTCGTGCTTGCCGAGACGCTGATCAAGCACAAGCTGCCGCATCCGCCGATCACCCTGCTGTTCACCGTCCGCGAGGAGAGCGGACTGCACGGTGCCCGTGAGCTCAACCCGGCTGATCTCGGCGGCGCCGCCATGTGCATCAATGTCGATGGCCAGCTCGCCTCGGAGCTGCTAGTCGGCGCAGTCGGTCAGGAGAACTGGGAAGTCGAGATCAAGGGCAAGGCCTCGCATGCCGGCGTCGCGCCGGAAAAGGGCATCTCGGCCACGCTCGTCGGCGCCATCGCGATCGCCGAGGCCCAGCGTAACGGCTGGTTCGGCAAGGTCGTCAAATCCGACGGCCGCGGCACCAGCAATGTCGGCATTTTCGGCGGCAAGGGCGGCACGGTCGCCGCTGGCGATGCGACCAACGTCGTCACCGACTACGTCTATATCCGCGGCGAGGCGCGCAGTCCCGAGGCTGCCTTCGCGACCAAGATCGCGAACGGCTACAAGGAGGCCTTTGCCAAGGCGCAGGGCGAGGTGAAGGATCACGAAGGCAACACGGCCGAAGTGAAGTTCAGCCAGAAGCCGGCTTATCCACCCTTCGAACTCGGCCAGGACGCTCCGGTCGTGAAGCGTGCCACCAAGGCGCTCAAGCTGCTCGGCATCGAGCCGACCTATCTGTTCTCCAATGGCGGCCTCGACGCCAACTGGTTTGACAAGCACGGCGTTCCGACCATCACCATTGGCGCCGGGCAGGCCGAGATCCATACCATCAAGGAATATGTGAATCTCACGGAGTACGAAAAGGGTTGCCGCATCGGCATCCTGATGGCGACCCTGGAAGACTGA
- a CDS encoding SLC13 family permease, giving the protein MSPIAYTGTIIAVAVVLFIWNKIPVVLVAMGVALALWATGVLTLPQALGGFGDPAVIFIASLFVVSSGLEVTGVTAWAGQLLIKGAGEESRTRLLLLTMILVSLLTAVISLNGAVAALLPVVVVIAVRLKRNSSQLLMPLVFAAHAGSMLALTGTPVNVLVSEASSDAGMGSFGFFEFALVGVPLLAGTMAIIILFGQRLLPERNGATMPADFSRHAKTLVEQYGLASGIYQMRVRASSPYLGTAPASIDLSAYPGLQLVAIQEGETARPIRRSVIADGDHLLVRGEADAAATLAAEMHLAFREEAKQGQGAETLFNQRSGLAEVVIPPRSGLIGQTVFPGMVTDSGDLIVLAVQRAGAELAAANATKDSGGIVLQAGDTMLLQGTWKALDVHLDDPDVLVVSSPELVRRQAVPMGPGAKQAVVILVAMVLLLATGAVPPAVAGLLAAGAIILSGIMNVEQSYRSISWTTVILVGAMMPLSTAMVETGAAKLMAERLVYMVGDAGPVALLAGLFVLTAIMGQLISNTATALIVIPIGVAAAASMGISPRPVLMSTAVAAAGAFLTPIATPTNLMVMGPGGYAFSDYWKLGLPLLIWFFVVAVFIVPLIWRF; this is encoded by the coding sequence TTGAGCCCGATAGCCTATACCGGCACCATCATCGCCGTTGCCGTGGTCTTGTTCATCTGGAACAAGATTCCCGTCGTTCTGGTCGCGATGGGAGTAGCGCTTGCCCTCTGGGCGACCGGGGTCCTGACGCTGCCCCAGGCTCTGGGTGGTTTCGGCGACCCTGCTGTCATATTCATCGCCTCGCTCTTCGTCGTCAGCTCCGGGCTTGAGGTTACGGGCGTCACCGCCTGGGCTGGACAGCTCCTGATCAAGGGAGCGGGCGAGGAGAGCCGAACCCGCCTTCTGCTGCTCACGATGATTCTCGTGTCGTTGCTGACCGCGGTGATCAGCCTCAATGGCGCGGTTGCCGCCTTGCTGCCGGTTGTTGTCGTCATCGCGGTCCGGCTCAAGCGCAATTCCTCGCAGTTGCTGATGCCGCTGGTCTTCGCCGCGCATGCGGGCTCGATGCTGGCGCTGACGGGAACTCCCGTGAACGTGCTGGTCTCCGAGGCCAGCAGCGATGCAGGGATGGGCAGCTTCGGCTTCTTCGAATTCGCCTTGGTCGGCGTGCCGCTGCTGGCGGGCACGATGGCGATCATCATCCTCTTCGGCCAGCGCCTGCTGCCTGAGCGCAATGGCGCGACCATGCCTGCCGATTTCAGCCGGCATGCCAAGACGCTGGTCGAGCAATACGGCCTTGCCAGCGGCATCTATCAGATGCGCGTGCGTGCCAGTTCGCCCTATCTCGGCACTGCCCCCGCCAGCATTGATCTGTCGGCCTATCCGGGACTGCAGCTGGTCGCTATTCAGGAGGGCGAAACCGCACGCCCCATTCGCCGCTCGGTCATTGCCGATGGCGATCATCTCTTGGTTCGCGGTGAAGCCGATGCGGCCGCGACACTGGCGGCGGAGATGCATCTCGCCTTCCGTGAGGAGGCAAAGCAGGGGCAGGGCGCGGAGACGCTGTTCAACCAGCGCTCCGGTCTGGCCGAGGTCGTGATCCCGCCGCGCTCCGGCCTGATCGGCCAGACCGTCTTCCCTGGGATGGTCACCGACAGCGGCGACCTGATTGTTCTGGCCGTACAACGCGCGGGGGCGGAACTCGCCGCGGCCAATGCAACCAAGGATTCCGGCGGCATCGTGCTGCAAGCCGGCGATACCATGCTGCTGCAGGGCACGTGGAAGGCGCTCGACGTCCATCTCGACGATCCCGATGTCCTCGTCGTGAGCTCGCCCGAGCTGGTGCGCCGTCAGGCCGTGCCGATGGGGCCCGGCGCGAAGCAGGCGGTCGTCATTCTCGTCGCGATGGTTCTGCTGCTTGCCACGGGCGCCGTCCCGCCCGCAGTCGCTGGCTTGCTGGCCGCAGGCGCGATCATCCTGTCGGGGATCATGAATGTCGAGCAGTCCTACCGCTCGATCAGCTGGACGACCGTGATCCTCGTCGGCGCCATGATGCCGCTCTCGACCGCGATGGTCGAAACCGGGGCGGCGAAGCTCATGGCCGAGCGGCTCGTCTACATGGTTGGCGATGCCGGGCCGGTCGCTCTGCTTGCGGGTCTGTTCGTGCTGACTGCCATCATGGGGCAGTTGATCAGCAATACCGCGACCGCGCTCATCGTTATCCCGATCGGGGTGGCTGCGGCTGCCAGCATGGGGATTTCGCCGCGGCCGGTCTTGATGAGCACGGCGGTTGCCGCCGCCGGAGCTTTCCTGACCCCGATCGCGACGCCGACCAATCTGATGGTGATGGGGCCGGGCGGCTATGCCTTCAGCGATTACTGGAAGCTCGGCTTGCCGCTGCTGATCTGGTTCTTCGTGGTGGCCGTCTTCATCGTACCGCTCATCTGGCGCTTCTGA
- a CDS encoding 3-keto-5-aminohexanoate cleavage protein → MAKNRKVMITCAVTGAIHTPSMSPYLPVTADEIIDAAVGAAEAGAALVHVHARDPVTGKPDQSPEAFEPFLKVIKQRSDCVINITTGGAPTMGVEERLRPCAHFKPEVASLNMGSMNFGLYPMLSRFKAFKHDWEHPYLEGSKDRIFKNTFQDIENILTTCAENGTRFEIECYDIGHLYTLAHFVDRGLVKPPFFVQSVFGLLGGIGPHPEDVAHMKRTADRLFGDQYHWSVLGAGRHQLPIAAMAVAMGGNLRVGLEDSLWIGPGQLAKSNAEQVRAARKIIEGLGLELATPDDARELLHLKGADKVAF, encoded by the coding sequence ATGGCCAAGAACCGCAAAGTCATGATCACCTGCGCGGTGACCGGCGCGATCCACACCCCCTCGATGTCGCCTTACCTGCCGGTGACGGCCGATGAAATCATCGATGCTGCGGTCGGCGCGGCGGAGGCAGGGGCGGCGCTCGTGCATGTCCATGCCCGCGATCCCGTAACCGGCAAGCCAGACCAATCGCCGGAGGCATTCGAGCCCTTCCTTAAGGTCATCAAGCAACGCAGCGATTGCGTCATCAACATCACCACGGGCGGAGCGCCAACCATGGGCGTCGAGGAGCGTCTGCGTCCCTGCGCCCATTTCAAGCCCGAGGTCGCCTCGCTCAACATGGGCTCGATGAATTTCGGTCTGTATCCGATGTTGAGCCGCTTCAAGGCGTTCAAACATGACTGGGAGCACCCCTATCTCGAAGGCTCGAAGGACCGCATCTTCAAGAACACATTCCAGGACATCGAGAACATCCTGACGACCTGCGCCGAGAACGGCACGCGCTTCGAGATCGAGTGCTACGATATCGGACATCTCTATACGCTGGCGCATTTCGTCGATCGCGGGTTGGTGAAGCCGCCTTTCTTCGTCCAGTCGGTCTTCGGCCTGCTCGGCGGCATCGGCCCGCACCCGGAGGATGTCGCGCATATGAAGCGCACGGCCGATCGGCTCTTCGGCGACCAGTACCACTGGTCGGTGCTTGGCGCCGGGCGCCACCAGTTGCCGATCGCCGCGATGGCTGTCGCGATGGGCGGCAACCTGCGCGTCGGCCTGGAAGATTCGCTCTGGATCGGGCCGGGACAACTGGCAAAATCCAATGCCGAACAGGTCCGGGCGGCGCGGAAGATCATCGAAGGCCTCGGACTGGAGCTGGCGACGCCGGACGATGCGCGCGAATTGCTGCACCTCAAGGGGGCAGACAAGGTCGCCTTTTGA
- a CDS encoding branched-chain amino acid ABC transporter ATP-binding protein/permease, which produces MTAAQRDRAPLLIAAIGLAALPFLMHFIGLGTTSATEIVVFAIACMALNILVGTTGLVSFGHGAWFGLAAYAAGLIQRNWLPGQFALPILLAVLFVGVLAFAFGALILRRKGVYFSLLTLALAAMTYSIAFRWTAVTGGEDGLGGIRRPLFAGVDFDQALPFYILVALISMAVVYGLWRFHRSPVGTVLVAIRENEQRARFLGYQTNRYKLVAFTISAALTGLAGALLLFNNRMTSAEPISVAFSGELLAMVVIGGMRSFLGPALGALFFVIFRDYLSSLTPNWLFWFGLLFVGFIVFSPMGLVGVGERLLRPFRKQAAEDAAMSARKVGAVTLPDFMKPQDWVEGPILIATGLAKSFGGIKAVEGVDLAMRDRALHALIGPNGAGKTTAFNLISGQFRPDRGEVRLRERDITGLAPEAITRAGIGRAFQITNLFPSLSVAENVRLAVQARAPERFGFWRAAGSLAQVSDETRQVIETMGLRGIESAEAGSLSYGGQRLLDMSLALATKPRVLLLDEPLAGLAAAERERVGNLIKSISTDLPVLLVEHDIDRVFQIADHVTVMNEGGVLVDGTVEDARSSPKVQEVYIGSGAHALAEKPRPSAAGEQVLLGLSSVDTYYGKSHILRDVGFDVHENEIVALLGRNGAGKSTLLKTITGIAPPATGTINLAGADIARLPPAVIARAGIAYVPQGRGLFAGMSVKDNMELGRLKRLTGNGTRWEDDKIFAFFPRIKQRWHSPADYLSGGEQQMVAVARALSGDTRVLLLDEPFEGLAPAVVEELFEAFDKLRQEIAIVIVDHHLDLALALSDRTVVLERGQVSHIGPSKALSQDLALRRQVLWL; this is translated from the coding sequence ATGACAGCCGCTCAGCGCGACCGCGCGCCTCTCCTCATTGCCGCCATCGGCCTCGCCGCCCTGCCCTTCCTGATGCATTTCATCGGGCTCGGCACCACTTCGGCGACCGAGATCGTCGTCTTCGCCATTGCCTGCATGGCCTTGAACATCCTCGTCGGCACCACGGGACTTGTCTCGTTCGGCCACGGCGCCTGGTTCGGGCTCGCCGCCTATGCTGCAGGCTTGATCCAGCGCAACTGGCTGCCCGGCCAGTTCGCCCTGCCGATCCTGCTCGCGGTGCTCTTCGTGGGCGTGCTCGCCTTCGCGTTCGGCGCCCTGATCCTGCGCCGCAAGGGCGTGTATTTCTCGCTCCTGACCCTGGCACTCGCCGCCATGACCTATTCGATCGCCTTCCGCTGGACCGCCGTGACCGGCGGGGAGGATGGCCTCGGCGGCATCAGGCGCCCGCTCTTCGCAGGCGTCGATTTCGATCAGGCGCTGCCGTTCTACATCCTCGTCGCACTGATCAGCATGGCGGTGGTCTACGGGCTCTGGCGCTTCCACCGCTCGCCGGTCGGCACCGTTCTGGTCGCGATCCGCGAGAACGAACAGCGTGCCCGGTTTCTCGGCTACCAGACGAACCGCTACAAGCTCGTCGCCTTCACCATCTCGGCGGCCCTGACCGGGCTCGCCGGCGCGCTGCTGCTGTTCAACAACCGCATGACCTCGGCCGAGCCGATCTCGGTCGCCTTCTCCGGCGAATTGCTGGCGATGGTCGTGATCGGCGGCATGCGCTCCTTCCTGGGCCCGGCTCTCGGCGCGCTCTTCTTCGTGATCTTCCGCGACTATCTCTCGAGCCTGACGCCAAACTGGCTGTTCTGGTTCGGGCTGCTCTTCGTCGGCTTCATCGTCTTCTCACCCATGGGGCTCGTTGGCGTCGGCGAGCGGCTGCTGCGGCCCTTCCGCAAGCAGGCCGCCGAAGATGCGGCAATGTCGGCGCGAAAGGTCGGCGCAGTCACGCTCCCGGATTTCATGAAGCCGCAGGACTGGGTCGAGGGCCCGATCCTCATCGCGACCGGCCTCGCCAAGAGCTTTGGCGGTATCAAGGCGGTCGAAGGCGTCGACCTCGCCATGCGCGACCGGGCGCTGCATGCGCTGATCGGCCCGAACGGTGCCGGCAAGACGACCGCCTTCAACCTGATCTCGGGTCAGTTCCGGCCGGATCGTGGCGAGGTTCGCCTGCGCGAACGCGACATTACCGGCCTCGCGCCCGAAGCGATCACCCGCGCCGGCATCGGCCGCGCCTTCCAGATCACCAATCTGTTCCCGTCGCTTTCTGTCGCCGAGAATGTCCGCCTCGCCGTGCAGGCGCGCGCTCCGGAGCGTTTCGGCTTCTGGCGCGCGGCAGGATCGCTGGCACAGGTTTCCGACGAGACGCGGCAGGTCATCGAGACGATGGGCCTGCGCGGCATCGAGAGCGCCGAGGCCGGCTCGCTCAGCTATGGCGGCCAGCGCCTGCTCGACATGAGCCTCGCGCTTGCGACCAAGCCGCGCGTCCTGCTCCTGGACGAACCGCTCGCGGGCCTCGCGGCGGCAGAACGCGAACGCGTCGGCAACCTGATCAAGTCGATCTCGACCGACCTGCCTGTGCTGCTGGTCGAGCACGACATCGACCGCGTCTTCCAGATCGCGGACCATGTCACGGTGATGAACGAAGGCGGCGTGCTGGTCGACGGCACGGTCGAGGACGCGCGCTCCTCCCCAAAGGTTCAGGAGGTCTATATCGGCTCGGGCGCGCATGCGCTGGCCGAGAAGCCGCGCCCCAGTGCGGCTGGGGAGCAGGTCCTGCTCGGACTTTCCAGTGTCGATACCTATTACGGCAAGAGCCATATTCTCCGCGACGTCGGCTTCGACGTTCATGAGAACGAGATCGTGGCGCTGCTCGGCCGCAACGGCGCCGGCAAATCGACCTTGCTGAAGACGATCACCGGCATCGCACCGCCCGCCACGGGAACGATCAATCTTGCCGGTGCCGACATCGCACGCCTACCACCGGCCGTGATCGCGCGCGCCGGCATCGCCTATGTGCCGCAGGGGCGCGGTCTCTTCGCCGGCATGAGCGTCAAGGACAACATGGAGCTCGGCCGCCTCAAGCGCCTGACCGGCAACGGCACGCGCTGGGAGGACGACAAGATCTTCGCCTTCTTCCCGCGCATCAAGCAGCGCTGGCATTCCCCCGCCGACTACCTCTCCGGTGGCGAGCAGCAGATGGTGGCGGTGGCACGCGCGCTCTCCGGTGACACGCGTGTCCTGCTGCTGGACGAGCCCTTCGAGGGCCTCGCTCCCGCTGTGGTCGAGGAACTTTTCGAGGCCTTCGACAAGCTGAGACAGGAGATCGCGATCGTGATCGTGGACCACCATCTCGACCTTGCGCTGGCGCTTTCGGACCGCACGGTCGTGCTTGAGCGCGGCCAGGTCAGTCATATCGGCCCGTCGAAGGCTCTCAGCCAGGACCTGGCGCTGCGCCGGCAGGTGCTCTGGCTGTGA